ATGGACTTATAGTAGTTGTGCCTCATGATAGATATGATTTTGAATGGGAATTTTATAATTGCGATGGCAGTAAAGCAAATATGTGCGGTAATGGATCGCGTGCAGCAGCTCATTTTGCTCATCATTATCTAAAAAAATCACAATATTTAAATTTTTTAACCGGAGCAGGACTTATAAAATCATTTGTTGATGATGACATGGTAGAGATTAAATTAAGTGGAGTGAAGGATATTAAAGAAGCTTTTAAACATAAAGATAGAATTTGGCAAGGATGTAATACAGGTGTGCCACATATGGTGACTTTTGTTGATGATTTAAATGAATTTGATGTAAATTTATGCAAAGAAGTGCGTAAAAAATATAACGCAAATGTTAATTTTGCTAAAATAGAAAATGAAGAATTTATAAGAGTTAGAACCTATGAACGCGGGGTAGAAGATGAGACTTTAGCTTGTGGTACAGGTATGGGAGCTTGTTTTTATCTTGCTTATTTAAATCAAAAAGTTAAAGATGATATTTTAGTAAAGCCAAAAAGCAAAGAAAATTTATATTTTAGATTAGAGGATGATCAAATATTTTTCAGAGGAAAGGTAAAGTGCTGTTTTGAAGCTGATTATAATTTTACTTAGTAGTTTTTTATTTTTAAAAGCTGAATTTATAGCAGGTTTTGATAAACATTATTATGCTTTAAGTATAAAAGAAAAGCGTGAAGTTTTTATCAAAAAAATCAATGCTTTGTTAGATGTTTCTTTCAAAGAAATTGAAAATGAAAAAGAATTTATAGATATTTTTTTTGAGGAAGCTTTAAAGAGTAATTTTAGAAAACTAAATTCTAATGCTGTGCAAAAACTATGGTTTTTAAAAGAAAAATATCGCGTTAAAAATTTATACGATCACAAGGAATACCAACTGCGTATCCAAAAGGTTCCAAAATCTTTAGCCATAGCCCAAGCAATTATTGAAAGCGCAACTGGCACAAGTCGTTTTGCTAAAGAAGCAAATAATTTATTTGGAGAATGGACTTGGGGTGAGAAAGGTTTGATTCCAAAAGAAAGAAGTGAAGGTAAAACTCATAAAATTCGTATATTTGATACCTTGCAAGAAAGTGTGGATTCATACTTGCTAAATTTAAATCGTCATGATGCTTATAAGGAATTTAGAGCTTGGCGGTGGGATGCTATAAATCAAAATGAAAAACTTGATGGTAAAGAAGCGGCAAGTCATTTGGAAAAATATTCAGAGATTAAAAGTAATTATACTAAGCTTATTATTTCTATCATAAATCAACATAAGCTTGATGAGTTAGATTAATTTCCTAAAGCCCACTCATCAAAAGGTAAAATCATCACACGCACCCCTTCTATGAAAAACTCATCTCTTTGTGAAAGCGTGATGATATAAATAGTCGAAAGTGCAAGTTGGTTTTTACTAAGTATTTTTTTGACTTTTAAACTAAGTAAATCTTTATCTTTAAAGGGCGAGCATAAAAATGCATTTTTAAGACTTGGTAAGTAAAAATCAAAATATTTGGTATAAAAAATTTCTTGTTCAAATTTAAACAACTCGCTTAAAATCAAATTTTCAAACAAAGCACTAAAGTCTTTTTGTATGCTTAGAGAATTTTTTAGTGAAAAGTCCCAAAAATATACTTTTTTTAAATTTTTTTCAAGATTTTTTACAAAATACAAAGTGTAGTTTGATTCTAGTTTTTCTATGCTTTTATATAAGGTATCTTTGGAAATTTTTATACTGTTTTTTAGTGTTTTTAATAGCTCATTAACGCTAAATTCATTCCCAAGTTCCAAGGCAATTTGTTTGAGTATAGTAAGCTCTAATGGAGTGTAAAAACTTCTTAAGTATGATGAGTTTGTGTTAAAGTTGTGATTTAAAATCACATTGCGTCCTGTATGTAAAAAATAACTTACCATGGTTTTAGTGTCAGCGTATTTTTTGTTTAAGCTTAAAAATTCTTCAAAGTCTAAATAATCTAAATGAAGTTCTTCAAAATAATCTAAATGAAAATTGCTATCACAAACGCTTATTATGATTTGCAAATTAAGGTGTTTTAAACTGGCAAAGTCAAAATCATGAGCAAAGTTGCAAAGTGCTAAAAATTTAATCTGTGGATTATAGGTTAAAAACGAATTCAAATTTACCAAAGCACTTGCTTGAAATTTCAAATCATCACAATCGATAAAAAGTATATTTTCACTTTTGTACAAAGATAAAAAATTTAAAATTAAATTTTTCTTACCACTTGCAAAACCACCTTTTATAATGATGTTTTTATGGGTTTGAATTTGAATTTTTCTTT
The DNA window shown above is from Campylobacter lari and carries:
- the dapF gene encoding diaminopimelate epimerase → MKFYKYCASGNDFVVFADGEKKDRSELARILCNRYEGIGADGLIVVVPHDRYDFEWEFYNCDGSKANMCGNGSRAAAHFAHHYLKKSQYLNFLTGAGLIKSFVDDDMVEIKLSGVKDIKEAFKHKDRIWQGCNTGVPHMVTFVDDLNEFDVNLCKEVRKKYNANVNFAKIENEEFIRVRTYERGVEDETLACGTGMGACFYLAYLNQKVKDDILVKPKSKENLYFRLEDDQIFFRGKVKCCFEADYNFT
- a CDS encoding glucosaminidase domain-containing protein; this encodes MKLIIILLSSFLFLKAEFIAGFDKHYYALSIKEKREVFIKKINALLDVSFKEIENEKEFIDIFFEEALKSNFRKLNSNAVQKLWFLKEKYRVKNLYDHKEYQLRIQKVPKSLAIAQAIIESATGTSRFAKEANNLFGEWTWGEKGLIPKERSEGKTHKIRIFDTLQESVDSYLLNLNRHDAYKEFRAWRWDAINQNEKLDGKEAASHLEKYSEIKSNYTKLIISIINQHKLDELD
- a CDS encoding ATP-binding protein, translating into MKSLQFFYDNYPKFQKFDERKIQIQTHKNIIIKGGFASGKKNLILNFLSLYKSENILFIDCDDLKFQASALVNLNSFLTYNPQIKFLALCNFAHDFDFASLKHLNLQIIISVCDSNFHLDYFEELHLDYLDFEEFLSLNKKYADTKTMVSYFLHTGRNVILNHNFNTNSSYLRSFYTPLELTILKQIALELGNEFSVNELLKTLKNSIKISKDTLYKSIEKLESNYTLYFVKNLEKNLKKVYFWDFSLKNSLSIQKDFSALFENLILSELFKFEQEIFYTKYFDFYLPSLKNAFLCSPFKDKDLLSLKVKKILSKNQLALSTIYIITLSQRDEFFIEGVRVMILPFDEWALGN